From the genome of Haloplanus vescus:
TGACTAGCTCTGTTTTATAATCGTTTAAAATACGAAGGAGAGGTTCCTCAATCAATTCTAGGTATCTCAAATTGTTAGCTCCACCAATCCAACCAATCGTAACAGTATCTGACTCAGATATCCCCGAAATCATATCGTCTTTTGGGACCGGTGTGGGCAAGGTGTATACTTTATCGTTATACTCTTCAGCAAACGTCGAAAGATTAGGGTTTCCGGTTATTACTACTGTCGCAGATTCTAGTGCTGTAATTAACCGTTCTCGTCTTTCAGGATCATCGTCTTCCCACTCTGGGGAAGTGTAAATCGCATCATCAAAATCAAACACGACCTTAGTACGAAGGAAGTCGGTTAATTTGAATACTACTCTCGGAAGTATAGCCTTCTGTATATAGATTATATCGCTTTTCCATGTTAAAAGTAAAAAATTGAATAAGAAAAATATTGTCCGAGATAATTCAAAGTTATGGCTCGAATTTAGCGACAAAAATCGGCATTCTATAGAATCATCGAAGAATTTCGTTGGATCCAAAACCCTATGTCGAGAACTCGCAGTCGAATTGTCACCAACTAATATAAACCCAACTGAGATCTCATCTGAATCAGAAGCCATATCAGGCATCAACAATATCTACGACAGAAGGCATAATTAATTGTTTCCATGATACGAGACACTCTGATCACAGAATCATAGATAATAGTAATGCAAGAAATAATTAAAAAAGCCCTCTCAAAATCTATCGATATTGTTGGAAAGCATTCATCAAGGATATATCCATCCCAGAATATATTTGAAAAAGAATGGGATGTAATGTTAATTCTTGATGCTTGTCGTTATGATCTCATGAATGAAGTGGCACCTGAATTTGATTATTTACCTGAAATTGGAAAATCATACTCCTTAGCAACCAAGACACCAGTTTGGATGGAACGGACTTTTTCCGAGGCGGTTAATGAGGAACTAGCTGAAACAGCATATATTACGGGTAATCCGAATAGTGCGGAATTCGTTGATCCGTCAAAAATGGCGTTGGTTGACGAAGTTTGGAAATATGCATGGAATAACGAACTGGGAACAATTACTATGGAACCTATCACAGACCGAGCAATATCAGTAGGTCGAACGCAAAATTTCTCCCGTCTATTAGTTCATTATATGCAGCCTCATGAGCCATTTTTATCTTCCCCAGAGCTAGGAGGTTCCGACACCGTTGAACGGAAAACAGGACAAGGATCTTATGATGAATTTCAAAGTGTCTGGTCCCGCTTAGAAAACGGCGAGATAGCAAAAGAGATAGTTTGGAAACACTATCGAGAGAATCTGCGTAAGGTTCTCAGAAATATTGAAATTTTAGTGAATAATGTTGAGGCTGATAAACTCGTTATCACATCGGATCATGGAAATGCCCTTGGGGAGTGGAATCAATATGGACATCCGGCATATCGCCCAATTCCCTCTATTATCCAAGTCCCTTGGATAGAATTGTCTTCAACAGACTCCGGGATGTATGAACCAGATAACTGGGAGGGCCCAGAACTGGGAAACGTTGAATCACGGCTGAGGGATCTCGGATATATTTGAAATGAGTCAAACTATCTATGAACCCCACAGTATAATCTTCTGAAAAATAGAGGTATCAAATTTTTCATCAGCCTGTTTGGCAATACTCAGATCTTCTTCCGTAAATCCGGAGAGCAACATGAGAAAAAGAACATATGCGATCACAATAGTGCTAGGTAATATAACCACTAAAAGTACGGAGGGCAAATTTCTAGACAGAATAGCGGCTCCAAGTGCTGCGGCTGGCAAAATCGCTATCCAGAGCTTTAGCCAATCCATCGAGTAAGGGTGGATTCCGCGAAGGTAGTAGATCTCAACGACGCCAACTAAACTAGCAACTGCCAGGCCTATACTTGTGGCAATCCCGGCTCCGAGAATCCCTATTTTAGGGATTAGAGCAACATCTAATATACCGTTTATACATATGAGTATTATCGTATTCACCAGAGTTAATTTAGTGTATCCTAGCCCTTCAAGCATCATTCCTTCAGGACCGCAGGAAGAATTAAATAGATATCCAATAAGTAAAGCCAAGAAAGCACCTGTGGCAACAGTATATTCTGGGGAAAAGAAGGTTGAAAGATACAGTTCAGGGGCAAGAAAAAGAGTTGTGGCAATTGGAAGTGTGAGTAGTGTTATCCATCGGGTCGCGTTCCTATATACAGTCAAGAGCTGGTTCGATTCATTTTGTACACTGGCAACAGTTGGTTTAAACACAGGAGTGAGAGACTTGAGTACAATAAGTGTGTTAGAGGCTAAAATAAAGGAAACCTGGTAAAATCCAACATAAGAAGAATCTAAAAAATATCCTATGAGAAATTGATCCAAGCGCCCAACTATTGAATAGATAACACCTGCAAAGACTAGAGGGAGAGAGTATGAGATGATTTGTCTTTTCCCAATATAATCTACTGTTTCATCTCTAAACCAATCACATTTTCGGTAGAAAAAAACTAATCCAGCAATTAGAGATGAGATAAGTGCAAATATATGTCCAATTACTAAACCAAAAATCCCAGCTCCAGAAAAAAGAAGTGCAGATGTAACAGATATTCGAAATATTGGCCTAATAAAATCCTTAGTATATGACCTATATTTCAAAACTCTAATTGACTTGAATATGGATTCAACAGATTTAATTAAGGCTTCTATGGGAATTGCTAACGCAAGAACTGGAAGTATGGTGGAGAGAAGAGGATCGTCGAAAAGCCGGGCCAATGATTGAGAAGTAACAATCAGAAGAACAGCTGCTAATGTTGTGGTGAATACTGACAATAATGCCACAATATATAAGATTCCCGTTGCTTTTCCTTTTTCATTTTCTTGTAAAAATTTTGGCAAAAAGTAACCTATTGATCGGTGAAGACTCAAATCTGAGATACCACGAATGAAAAGTACGACAGACAAACCAAGTGTAAATGTTCCATATACACTCGGAGAAACTAAGCTAGTGATAATGACTAGATATGCGAACCCAAACAAACGGCCAGAGAGGTTCCCTATAAACGTAATACCACCCTGCTTCGCAAGATTTGATACGTAGTTCCCCATCCTATTTTGCCACACCCAGAATTGATTCCTCAAAAGCGATTATTTTACGACCCATATTATCTTACTATATGATTAGTGTATAAATCTGGATGTTTCGATATCTTTCATCTACAACCATTTTAGTGACTGTCATATTGTTATGATTCTGAATTATTCATCACGTGTTGGCAAAGTCATAATCATTACTGTATCCCTTCCATTAAAATAGGATACTGGCTATTCACAGTATTGGAATGATTCATGATGTCGAAGTCCGCGACCTCAAAGTGAACGTTGACGAGCGCGGCCACTTGGTTGAGATCTTCCGCGAGGATTGGAGAGAATACGATTCAGAACCCGCAATGTCATACTACTCAATGTCCTACCCGGGCGTCATTCGTGCTTGGCACCGCCATACACGAGGCCAAATAGATCACTTCATCTGCCCCCAAGGACGAATCAAGGTCGGCATCTACGACGACCGCGACGACTCTCCGACAAAAGGCGAGGTGAACAAATTCATCATCGGCGAGCACGACCAACAGATCATCCGGATCCCGGGCGACTGTTGGCACGGGTTCAAAGTCGTCGGGAACGAGCAGGCAATCCTCCTCAACTTCCCGACGAACCTCTACGACTACGAGGATCCGGACGAAGAACGCCTCCCTCCAGACACAGACGAAATCCCTATGGACTGGGACGAGACGCCTAACTAACGATGAAGGGCATCCTACTTTCCGGCGGAACCGGCTCTCGCCTCCGACCAATCACACACACCGGGCCAAAGCAGCTTGTTCCAGTCGCGAACAAGCCCGTCCTCGAGTACGCGATCGAAGATCTCAAAGAGGCAGGGATCACCGATATCGGCGTCGTCCTCGGCCACAAGGGCCGCGACGCGATTCAGGAACTCCTCGGCGACGGTTCCAAGTACGGCGTCGACATCACGTACATTGTTCAGGGTGAGCCCCTCGGCCTC
Proteins encoded in this window:
- a CDS encoding alkaline phosphatase family protein; protein product: MQEIIKKALSKSIDIVGKHSSRIYPSQNIFEKEWDVMLILDACRYDLMNEVAPEFDYLPEIGKSYSLATKTPVWMERTFSEAVNEELAETAYITGNPNSAEFVDPSKMALVDEVWKYAWNNELGTITMEPITDRAISVGRTQNFSRLLVHYMQPHEPFLSSPELGGSDTVERKTGQGSYDEFQSVWSRLENGEIAKEIVWKHYRENLRKVLRNIEILVNNVEADKLVITSDHGNALGEWNQYGHPAYRPIPSIIQVPWIELSSTDSGMYEPDNWEGPELGNVESRLRDLGYI
- a CDS encoding dTDP-4-dehydrorhamnose 3,5-epimerase family protein is translated as MIHDVEVRDLKVNVDERGHLVEIFREDWREYDSEPAMSYYSMSYPGVIRAWHRHTRGQIDHFICPQGRIKVGIYDDRDDSPTKGEVNKFIIGEHDQQIIRIPGDCWHGFKVVGNEQAILLNFPTNLYDYEDPDEERLPPDTDEIPMDWDETPN
- a CDS encoding flippase, coding for MGNYVSNLAKQGGITFIGNLSGRLFGFAYLVIITSLVSPSVYGTFTLGLSVVLFIRGISDLSLHRSIGYFLPKFLQENEKGKATGILYIVALLSVFTTTLAAVLLIVTSQSLARLFDDPLLSTILPVLALAIPIEALIKSVESIFKSIRVLKYRSYTKDFIRPIFRISVTSALLFSGAGIFGLVIGHIFALISSLIAGLVFFYRKCDWFRDETVDYIGKRQIISYSLPLVFAGVIYSIVGRLDQFLIGYFLDSSYVGFYQVSFILASNTLIVLKSLTPVFKPTVASVQNESNQLLTVYRNATRWITLLTLPIATTLFLAPELYLSTFFSPEYTVATGAFLALLIGYLFNSSCGPEGMMLEGLGYTKLTLVNTIILICINGILDVALIPKIGILGAGIATSIGLAVASLVGVVEIYYLRGIHPYSMDWLKLWIAILPAAALGAAILSRNLPSVLLVVILPSTIVIAYVLFLMLLSGFTEEDLSIAKQADEKFDTSIFQKIILWGS
- a CDS encoding glycosyltransferase family protein, which gives rise to MASDSDEISVGFILVGDNSTASSRHRVLDPTKFFDDSIECRFLSLNSSHNFELSRTIFFLFNFLLLTWKSDIIYIQKAILPRVVFKLTDFLRTKVVFDFDDAIYTSPEWEDDDPERRERLITALESATVVITGNPNLSTFAEEYNDKVYTLPTPVPKDDMISGISESDTVTIGWIGGANNLRYLELIEEPLLRILNDYKTELVIVSGTELPDNILESHGDIEHLVWELEKEHEQLSRFDFMIRPMADTEWINGKGGYTSIIRCMSIGIPVIASSIEPLEKITNPGNSILFASTNKEWYSKMEELIDNPEKRREIGIKARQEVSRQKLWTEDYANELQDILKSVAK